In the genome of Kiritimatiellia bacterium, one region contains:
- a CDS encoding Arc family DNA-binding protein has translation MPALVIKDLPAEIHKRLKDDAVQHHRSMTQEAIFILEQALHRVRPVPDFKAYKGKFPLTNEFINAAKREGRA, from the coding sequence ATGCCTGCCTTGGTTATCAAAGATTTGCCGGCTGAAATTCATAAACGCCTGAAAGATGATGCTGTCCAGCACCATCGTTCCATGACACAAGAAGCCATCTTTATTCTGGAACAGGCCTTGCATCGAGTGAGGCCTGTCCCTGACTTTAAGGCATATAAAGGCAAATTTCCATTGACGAATGAATTCATCAACGCAGCCAAACGTGAGGGACGGGCATGA
- a CDS encoding zeta toxin family protein, with amino-acid sequence MTSKDKKNRKPVVYIIAGPNGAGKTTFAMKFLPRIAEVNFINADLIAAGVSPLNPRSVAVEAGRIFLARIRELTSRKTDFAFETTLSGRSYINLLAELRDAGYRIHLFFLWLPSLDLALKRIADRVRKGGHNIPAETVGRRFKRGFHNLFNLYRGLCDMIVIYDNSTANPRLVATIIGSKTTIIRQDLFQTILTIECDAQYENKK; translated from the coding sequence ATGACGAGCAAAGACAAAAAAAATAGAAAGCCCGTCGTTTATATCATCGCCGGTCCGAACGGCGCGGGAAAGACCACCTTTGCGATGAAGTTTCTGCCGCGCATTGCCGAGGTGAATTTCATCAACGCCGACCTGATTGCCGCCGGCGTGTCGCCGTTGAACCCCAGGTCTGTCGCGGTTGAGGCTGGGCGCATATTTCTTGCCCGCATACGCGAGTTGACGTCCCGGAAAACGGACTTCGCGTTCGAGACGACGCTATCCGGCCGGAGTTATATAAACCTGCTGGCCGAATTGAGGGATGCCGGTTACCGGATACATCTTTTTTTCTTGTGGTTGCCCTCGCTGGACCTGGCCCTTAAACGCATTGCCGATCGTGTAAGGAAAGGCGGGCACAACATTCCGGCTGAAACCGTCGGCCGCCGGTTCAAACGGGGCTTTCACAATCTCTTTAATCTCTATCGCGGACTGTGCGACATGATTGTGATCTATGACAACTCAACGGCAAACCCGCGCCTGGTTGCCACGATCATTGGATCTAAAACGACCATTATAAGACAAGATTTGTTTCAAACCATTTTAACTATCGAATGCGATGCGCAATATGAAAACAAAAAATAA
- a CDS encoding helicase-related protein encodes MPRIFDNIEQSLLPALQETMRLCSRADFCVGYLNLRGWKQLDACIEKWSGGDGNCCRLLIGMQTFPEDELRSCLGLTGGAVRIDNATAIRLKKRLAEEFRNQLCIGAPTNEDEEGLRRLARQIKAKKVIVKLFLQYPLHAKLYLLFRSDPVNPAVGYLGSSNLTLAGLSRQGELNIDVLDHDACAKLADWFNERWNDQWCLDISRELIEIIETSWAREKTIPPYHIYLKIAYSLAQEARAGLAEFKIPKEFGDMLFEFQKAAVKIAAHHLNKRGGVLIGDVVGLGKTLMATVLARIFEEDHGLETLVICPKNLVRMWEDYRHQYGLRARVMSLSQAVAELPDTKRYRLVIIDESHNLRNREGKRYKAIQNYLKENESKVILLTATPYNKTYLDLANQLRLFVSEEEDIGIRPERLLKDIGETEFIRRHQCPARSLAAFEKSEYPDDWRELMRLYLVRRTRSFIQENYAERDPMRKQKYLVFADGNRSYFPTRIPKTLKFATNGNNPDDQYGRLYSEDVVKIINRLELPRYGLGNYIAPIPHSPPTPQEAKQIADLSRGGKRLKGFCRTGLFKRLESGGYVFLQSLERHILRNYVYLHAIENNLPVPIGAQDIEMLDSRFSDEDADDPNASINFDDEKEENDSGRNNRLRTSDEFKARAGEIYDFYRKHCERRFKWLRAGLFGADLPKDLLSDAKNLMKILRNAGDWDPSGDAKLIALAQMLQKKHPADKVLIFTQFADTAVYLEERLRAMNIPVVASATGNSSDPTLLAWRFSPVSNDKRARVSPSDELRVLIATDVLSEGQNLQDAHIVVNYDLPWAIIRLIQRAGRVDRIGQKADSILCYSFLPAEGVEKIIQLRSRVRQRLRENAEVVGADESFFEDQMDEQTILNLYNEKAGILDGEADNEVDLSSYAYQIWKNAVDKNPELEKIVSELPPVVYSTRPWEASPDKPEGVLVYLKTAEGNDALAWLDKDGNSVTESQYAILQAAECNPNTPALPKQSNHHDLVEKGVKLIVEEERTVGGQLGRPTGARFRAYERLKHYVEDIKGELFDTTALRKAVEQIYRHPLRQTATDTLNRQLKSGIGNEALAELVVALHEEDRLCIVQEAGESREPKIICSLGLKNDSDIPPPVKGKKPVDPQWIVRTIREARDGNH; translated from the coding sequence ATGCCAAGGATATTTGACAATATAGAACAGAGCCTGCTCCCGGCATTGCAGGAAACCATGCGGCTCTGCAGCCGCGCCGACTTTTGTGTGGGTTATTTAAATCTCAGGGGATGGAAACAGCTTGATGCCTGCATTGAAAAATGGTCCGGGGGCGATGGCAACTGCTGCCGCCTGCTTATCGGCATGCAAACGTTCCCTGAGGATGAACTCCGTTCCTGTCTCGGTCTGACAGGCGGCGCCGTCCGGATTGACAACGCCACTGCCATCCGGCTTAAGAAAAGACTTGCCGAGGAATTCCGCAACCAACTCTGCATAGGCGCGCCGACCAATGAAGATGAGGAAGGGCTGCGCCGCCTGGCGCGGCAGATAAAAGCGAAGAAGGTGATCGTGAAACTGTTCTTGCAATATCCCCTTCACGCAAAGCTTTACCTTCTGTTCCGTTCCGACCCGGTTAATCCCGCCGTCGGTTATCTGGGCAGCAGTAATCTGACTCTCGCCGGCCTATCAAGGCAGGGCGAATTGAATATTGACGTATTGGACCATGACGCATGCGCGAAACTGGCGGACTGGTTCAATGAGAGATGGAACGATCAATGGTGCCTGGATATTTCCCGTGAATTAATTGAAATCATTGAAACCAGTTGGGCGCGGGAGAAAACAATTCCGCCCTATCACATCTACCTCAAAATCGCCTATTCTCTCGCCCAGGAAGCGCGCGCCGGTCTGGCTGAATTCAAAATTCCCAAAGAATTCGGAGACATGCTCTTTGAGTTTCAAAAGGCCGCCGTCAAAATCGCGGCGCATCATTTGAATAAACGCGGCGGAGTGCTCATAGGCGACGTGGTCGGGCTGGGAAAAACGCTGATGGCGACCGTCCTGGCAAGGATTTTCGAGGAAGACCACGGCCTTGAAACCCTCGTAATTTGCCCCAAAAACCTGGTCAGAATGTGGGAAGACTACCGCCATCAATACGGACTGCGGGCTCGGGTCATGTCTTTAAGCCAGGCAGTCGCTGAGTTGCCGGATACCAAACGCTATCGTCTGGTGATTATTGACGAAAGCCACAATCTGCGCAATCGGGAAGGCAAAAGATACAAAGCCATTCAAAACTATCTGAAGGAAAACGAAAGCAAAGTTATTCTTCTCACCGCCACGCCTTACAACAAGACATATCTTGATCTGGCCAATCAGCTTCGCCTTTTTGTTTCCGAGGAGGAGGATATCGGCATAAGGCCGGAACGCCTCCTGAAAGACATCGGCGAAACGGAGTTTATCCGCAGGCACCAGTGTCCCGCGCGTTCCCTGGCCGCCTTTGAGAAAAGCGAATATCCGGACGACTGGCGGGAATTGATGCGCCTTTATCTGGTGCGGCGCACGCGGAGCTTCATTCAGGAAAACTACGCGGAACGGGACCCGATGAGAAAACAGAAATATCTGGTATTCGCGGATGGAAACCGCTCCTATTTTCCAACCCGGATTCCCAAAACGCTGAAATTCGCCACGAACGGGAACAACCCGGACGATCAATATGGCCGCCTCTATTCGGAAGACGTTGTCAAAATCATCAACCGGCTTGAGTTGCCGCGCTACGGCCTCGGCAATTATATCGCGCCTATCCCGCATAGCCCGCCGACGCCGCAGGAAGCGAAACAGATTGCCGATCTTTCGCGGGGCGGTAAACGCCTCAAGGGATTCTGCCGGACCGGCCTGTTCAAGCGATTGGAAAGCGGCGGATATGTTTTCCTGCAATCCCTGGAACGGCATATCCTCCGCAATTATGTCTATCTCCATGCAATTGAAAACAACCTGCCTGTTCCGATCGGCGCCCAGGACATTGAGATGCTTGATAGCCGTTTTTCCGATGAAGACGCCGATGATCCCAATGCCAGCATCAATTTTGACGACGAAAAGGAAGAGAACGACTCCGGCCGGAACAACCGGCTGCGAACATCAGATGAGTTCAAGGCGCGCGCAGGGGAGATTTACGATTTCTACCGGAAACATTGCGAACGCCGGTTTAAATGGCTCCGCGCCGGCCTTTTTGGCGCTGATCTGCCGAAAGATCTCCTGAGCGACGCCAAAAACCTCATGAAAATATTAAGGAACGCCGGAGACTGGGACCCTTCCGGGGACGCCAAACTGATCGCCCTGGCGCAGATGCTTCAGAAAAAACACCCCGCTGACAAGGTCCTGATTTTCACCCAGTTTGCTGATACGGCTGTTTATCTTGAGGAGCGTTTGCGCGCCATGAATATTCCGGTCGTGGCAAGCGCAACCGGCAATTCCTCAGACCCGACACTGCTGGCATGGCGCTTCAGCCCGGTCAGCAATGACAAACGCGCCCGGGTGTCGCCGTCTGATGAGCTAAGGGTGCTCATTGCAACCGACGTTTTAAGCGAAGGCCAAAACCTTCAGGACGCCCACATCGTCGTCAACTACGACCTCCCCTGGGCAATTATCCGCCTGATTCAGCGCGCCGGCCGCGTGGACCGGATCGGCCAGAAAGCGGATAGTATTCTCTGCTATTCATTTCTGCCCGCTGAAGGCGTTGAAAAGATCATCCAACTCCGATCCCGCGTCCGCCAGCGCCTCCGGGAGAATGCCGAGGTGGTGGGGGCCGATGAATCCTTCTTTGAGGATCAGATGGACGAACAGACCATTCTCAATCTTTACAACGAGAAAGCCGGCATTTTGGACGGCGAGGCCGACAATGAAGTTGACCTTTCGTCTTATGCCTATCAGATATGGAAGAACGCCGTGGACAAGAATCCCGAACTTGAAAAAATTGTTTCCGAACTGCCGCCGGTCGTTTATTCCACCCGGCCGTGGGAAGCATCGCCGGATAAACCCGAAGGCGTTCTTGTCTATCTGAAAACCGCCGAAGGCAACGACGCCCTGGCCTGGCTTGACAAGGATGGCAACAGCGTCACCGAGTCGCAATATGCCATTCTCCAAGCTGCGGAGTGCAACCCCAATACGCCGGCGCTTCCAAAACAATCAAACCATCACGATCTGGTTGAAAAAGGCGTAAAACTGATTGTGGAAGAGGAACGGACCGTCGGCGGCCAGCTTGGCCGTCCGACCGGCGCGCGCTTCCGCGCTTATGAGCGTTTGAAACATTATGTTGAAGATATCAAGGGCGAACTGTTTGATACCACGGCGCTCAGGAAAGCCGTGGAACAGATTTACCGCCACCCGCTCCGGCAAACCGCGACCGACACCCTTAACCGGCAGCTCAAGAGCGGAATCGGCAATGAGGCGCTGGCCGAACTGGTCGTTGCGCTCCATGAGGAAGACCGGCTCTGCATCGTTCAGGAGGCAGGCGAGAGCCGGGAACCGAAAATCATCTGCTCACTGGGATTGAAAAATGATTCGGACATTCCGCCGCCCGTCAAAGGCAAGAAGCCCGTTGATCCTCAATGGATTGTGCGGACAATACGCGAGGCGCGGGATGGCAATCACTGA
- the rffA gene encoding dTDP-4-amino-4,6-dideoxygalactose transaminase: MKYRIPFNRPCFAGNEQKYIAAAFAAGHISGDGKFTRKCNALLERRLGVKRSFLTTSCTHALEMAAMLLNVRPGDEVILPSFTFVSTANAFVLRGAKPVFADIRPDTLNIDERKIERLISPKTRAVCVVHYAGVGCEMEVIARIAGKHNLALVEDNAHGLFGYYQNKPLGSFGCLAAQSFHETKNITCGEGGALLVNDEKYIERAEIIREKGTNRSRVFRGLADKYTWTDIGSSYLPSEILAACLWAQLEARAKIRKARQKIWDYYYASLKEWASGANVRLPVVPPHCRQPYHMFYIIMPSGRARQALIDRLKAKSILAVFHYLPLHLSPMGRKFGGKTGDCPVTEQISGRILRLPFYTGLSRADQDKVIETIIGFKNG; encoded by the coding sequence ATGAAATATCGCATTCCCTTCAACCGCCCTTGTTTCGCCGGCAACGAGCAGAAATATATCGCCGCGGCTTTTGCGGCCGGCCATATTTCCGGCGACGGAAAATTCACCCGCAAATGCAACGCCCTCCTTGAGCGCCGGCTGGGAGTCAAAAGGTCCTTCCTGACAACCTCCTGCACCCATGCCCTTGAAATGGCCGCCATGCTGCTGAACGTCCGACCGGGCGACGAAGTCATCCTGCCGAGCTTCACTTTTGTTTCCACCGCCAACGCCTTTGTGCTCCGCGGCGCAAAACCGGTTTTCGCCGACATCCGGCCGGATACGCTCAACATTGACGAGCGCAAGATTGAGCGTTTAATTTCCCCGAAAACCCGCGCCGTCTGCGTCGTCCATTACGCCGGCGTCGGCTGTGAAATGGAAGTTATCGCGCGCATCGCCGGAAAACACAACCTGGCCCTGGTGGAGGATAACGCCCATGGTCTCTTCGGATACTATCAAAACAAGCCGCTCGGCAGTTTCGGATGCCTGGCCGCGCAGAGTTTTCACGAGACAAAAAACATCACCTGCGGCGAGGGGGGCGCGCTCCTGGTCAACGACGAAAAATACATCGAACGGGCTGAAATAATCAGGGAAAAGGGGACAAACCGCAGCCGGGTTTTCCGCGGACTGGCGGATAAATACACCTGGACCGACATCGGTTCAAGTTATCTGCCCTCCGAAATCCTCGCGGCCTGTCTCTGGGCGCAGTTGGAGGCGCGCGCCAAAATCCGGAAAGCACGGCAGAAAATATGGGATTATTATTACGCCAGCCTGAAGGAATGGGCTTCCGGCGCAAACGTCCGCCTGCCCGTTGTTCCGCCGCATTGCCGCCAGCCTTACCACATGTTTTACATCATCATGCCTTCCGGGCGCGCCCGCCAGGCTTTGATTGACCGCCTCAAGGCCAAATCAATCCTGGCCGTCTTCCATTATCTGCCCCTGCACCTCTCGCCCATGGGCCGGAAATTCGGCGGAAAAACCGGCGATTGCCCGGTTACGGAGCAGATCAGCGGCCGCATCCTGCGCCTGCCGTTTTACACGGGTTTAAGCCGCGCCGATCAGGACAAGGTGATTGAGACAATTATCGGATTCAAAAACGGATAA
- a CDS encoding glycosyltransferase family 2 protein, giving the protein MKKNNSVSILIPVYRSETTLLPLLKRLAAVFAARTDDYEVILINDGSPDRSWEMICDLAKEYSFVRGINLTRNFGQHNALLCGIRAAAKDIIITMDADLQNPPEEIPKLLAKLSEGYDAVYGVPEKMKHGIARNLSSRISKWIFRRVMGISNAADGGAFRAFRAPLRGAFARFQGPFVSVDALLAWGGGRFGSVVVRHDARADGQSGYSWGKLVIHVFNILTGFSAIPLRLVSLIGFFLTVFGAGVLVYVVGRYLIHGYSFPGFPFLASIIAIFSGAQLFALGIFGEYLARMHFRIMDRPTYVVRETTGEESKKDSKHIDTRQE; this is encoded by the coding sequence ATGAAAAAAAACAATTCCGTTTCAATTTTAATTCCGGTTTATCGCTCGGAAACCACTCTTTTGCCTTTGCTGAAAAGACTGGCGGCCGTCTTCGCCGCCCGGACGGATGATTACGAGGTGATTTTGATCAACGACGGCAGCCCCGACCGCTCTTGGGAGATGATTTGCGATCTGGCAAAAGAATATTCCTTTGTCCGCGGAATCAACCTGACGCGCAATTTCGGCCAGCACAACGCCCTGCTCTGCGGCATCCGCGCCGCCGCAAAGGACATTATCATCACGATGGACGCCGATTTGCAGAACCCGCCGGAAGAAATCCCGAAACTGCTCGCCAAACTTTCCGAGGGTTACGACGCGGTCTACGGCGTGCCGGAAAAAATGAAGCACGGCATCGCGCGCAATCTTTCCTCCCGAATTTCAAAATGGATTTTCCGGCGGGTTATGGGAATATCCAACGCCGCGGACGGCGGCGCTTTCCGGGCCTTCCGCGCGCCGCTGCGCGGCGCCTTTGCGCGCTTCCAGGGACCGTTTGTCTCGGTGGATGCCCTGCTGGCCTGGGGCGGCGGGCGGTTCGGCTCGGTGGTCGTGCGGCACGACGCGCGCGCGGACGGACAGTCGGGATATTCATGGGGAAAACTGGTCATCCACGTCTTTAACATCCTGACCGGGTTTTCGGCGATTCCCCTGCGCCTGGTAAGCTTGATCGGTTTTTTTCTGACCGTTTTCGGCGCGGGCGTGCTTGTTTACGTGGTCGGGCGCTATTTGATTCACGGGTACAGTTTTCCGGGGTTTCCGTTCCTGGCCTCCATCATCGCCATATTTTCAGGCGCCCAGCTCTTCGCCCTGGGTATTTTCGGCGAGTACCTGGCCCGCATGCACTTCCGCATCATGGACCGGCCGACCTATGTTGTCCGGGAAACGACCGGAGAAGAAAGCAAAAAAGACAGCAAACACATAGACACACGGCAAGAATGA
- a CDS encoding class I SAM-dependent methyltransferase, translating into MATVQSSLNPVRYLAEEHLMPPSAQCPLCGAPVSGKPARKPIVLQENPVVILVKCSRCRAVSASRLPSAAYLQTYYASYYNEFQNAPRVAFRDIRRFAVHIASGAAPGKPQDTIRLLDYGGGDGRIALETARCLLERAAGRKAEVDCFDLSGTPPAPSPQAEISIRACARPEDFAGRLYHGIIASAVFEHIPHPRPVMKTLLAALEPGGWLYARTPYMVPLIAPAGILGLRIPFGFPAHLHDLGPAFWRRCLAILGLEATHALVRSQPSIIETSLRDYPARTIMAWCLKQPRRIMGGLWPLVGGWEVWIRRAGRD; encoded by the coding sequence ATGGCCACAGTCCAATCCTCCCTGAATCCGGTCCGGTACCTGGCCGAGGAACACCTGATGCCTCCCTCGGCGCAATGTCCATTGTGCGGAGCGCCGGTCTCCGGGAAACCGGCGCGCAAACCGATTGTGCTCCAGGAAAATCCGGTGGTAATCCTTGTTAAATGTTCCCGTTGCAGGGCGGTTTCGGCTTCCCGCCTGCCGTCCGCCGCTTACCTGCAGACATATTATGCCTCATATTACAACGAGTTCCAGAATGCGCCCCGCGTCGCGTTCCGCGATATCCGCCGTTTTGCCGTTCATATCGCATCCGGAGCCGCGCCGGGCAAGCCGCAAGACACCATTCGCCTGCTGGATTACGGCGGCGGAGACGGCCGCATCGCGCTGGAAACCGCCCGTTGTCTGCTGGAACGCGCGGCGGGCAGAAAAGCCGAGGTGGATTGTTTTGACTTGAGCGGCACCCCCCCGGCGCCTTCTCCGCAGGCGGAAATAAGCATCCGGGCCTGCGCCCGGCCCGAAGATTTTGCCGGCCGGCTCTATCACGGCATAATTGCCAGCGCCGTCTTTGAACACATCCCGCATCCGCGGCCGGTCATGAAAACTTTGCTCGCGGCGCTGGAGCCCGGCGGCTGGCTCTACGCCCGCACGCCCTATATGGTTCCGCTGATCGCCCCGGCCGGCATTTTAGGGCTCCGCATCCCGTTCGGTTTTCCGGCGCACCTGCACGACCTGGGGCCGGCCTTCTGGCGCCGGTGCCTTGCAATCCTGGGGCTGGAAGCCACCCATGCGCTCGTCCGTTCCCAGCCTTCCATTATTGAAACCAGCCTGCGGGATTACCCCGCCCGGACAATCATGGCTTGGTGCCTGAAACAGCCCCGGCGCATCATGGGCGGACTCTGGCCGCTGGTGGGCGGATGGGAAGTCTGGATCCGCCGCGCCGGCCGGGATTGA
- a CDS encoding type II toxin-antitoxin system VapC family toxin has product MIVMDVNVLSFHLIDGKRTPETHALKKVDAEWIVPPFWRVEFQSILWKYVRFGGMPAETALELLGQAMTMLSLNEVAPPPDMVLRDALKRGITVYDAQYVSLAGYLGVRCVTEDVPLQKSCADIAISLEDFLEQASEGNVVREPKTAYGSRKRKVKG; this is encoded by the coding sequence ATGATTGTTATGGACGTGAACGTGCTGTCATTTCACTTAATTGACGGCAAGCGCACTCCGGAAACGCATGCTTTAAAAAAGGTGGATGCGGAATGGATTGTCCCGCCGTTTTGGCGCGTAGAGTTCCAAAGCATTCTCTGGAAATATGTGCGTTTCGGCGGGATGCCGGCTGAAACGGCGCTGGAATTGCTCGGCCAGGCCATGACCATGCTTTCGCTCAACGAGGTGGCGCCGCCGCCGGATATGGTTCTGAGAGATGCGCTCAAGCGTGGTATAACGGTATATGACGCCCAGTATGTCTCCCTTGCCGGATACCTTGGTGTCCGCTGCGTCACCGAGGATGTTCCGCTACAGAAGTCATGTGCCGATATTGCCATATCGTTGGAAGATTTCCTTGAACAGGCTTCCGAAGGCAATGTCGTTCGGGAACCAAAAACGGCCTACGGTTCCCGAAAGCGCAAGGTAAAAGGATGA